One genomic window of Trichomycterus rosablanca isolate fTriRos1 chromosome 1, fTriRos1.hap1, whole genome shotgun sequence includes the following:
- the cetn4 gene encoding uncharacterized protein cetn4 translates to MASSYRKSSATANQRKKASPKSDLSEEQKQEIREAFDLFDTDGSGTIDVKELKVAMRALGFEPKKEEIKKMIADIDKEGSGTIDFTDFLSMMTQKMSEKDSKEEILKAFRLFDDDGTGKISFKNLKRVAKELGENLTDEELQEMIDEADRDGDGEINEQEFLRIMKKTNLY, encoded by the exons ATG GCATCTAGTTACAGAAAATCAAGTGCAACCGCAAACCAGCGGAAGAAAGCGAGTCCCAAATCAGACTTGTCAGAGGAGCAGAAGCAGGAGATCAGAGAGGCGTTTGATCTGTTTGACACCGATGGTTCAGGAACTATTGATGTTAAAGAGCTGAAG gTGGCTATGAGAGCTCTTGGGTTTGAGCCAAAGAAAGAGGAAATCAAGAAAATGATTGCTGACATTGATAAAGAAGGCTCAGGCACTATCGACTTCACTGACTTTCTCTCCATGATGACACAAAAAATG AGTGAGAAAGACTCAAAGGAAGAAATCCTAAAAGCCTTCAGATTGTTTGATGATGATGGAACAGGCaaaatttcatttaaaaatctcAAACGAGTAGCAAAGGAGCTTGGAGAAAACCTGACAGATGAGGAATTGCAG GAAATGATCGATGAGGCAGACAGAGACGGAGACGGGGAAATCAACGAACAGGAGTTCTTACGAATAATGAAGAAGACCAACCTGTACTGA